One genomic segment of Bombina bombina isolate aBomBom1 chromosome 4, aBomBom1.pri, whole genome shotgun sequence includes these proteins:
- the LOC128657813 gene encoding DNA-dependent metalloprotease SPRTN-like translates to MAATSSTGSKKISDEELADPSPDILKLFDLLNQWYFWGQLSGVKVKWSNKPLMVMCAGLCSYQRKSGKCTINLSEPLLKRRSRKDLIESLLHEMIHAYLCINNIKESDMHGPVFCSHMQRINTAGRFHITTFHTFHKEIEFYDNKWYRCDGPCNTKKPYYGFCVPYSRAKPSWWDQHKTNCGGKFKKVQRPDLDDLLGKSKP, encoded by the exons ATGGCTGCCACCAGTTCAACTGGCAGCAAGAAGATCTCTGATGAAGAACTTGCAGATCCATCCCCAGACATCTTAAAATTGTTTGATCTGCTGAACCAGTGGTACTTCTGGGGACAGCTAAGTGGAGTCAAAGTCAAGTGGAGTAACAAACCTCTTATGGTGAT GTGTGCTGGTTTGTGTAGCTATCAACGGAAATCTGGCAAATGCACCATCAATTTAAGTGAACCTTTGCTTAAACGGAGGAGCAGGAAAGATCTTATTGag TCGCTTTTGCATGAAATGATTCATgcgtatttatgtataaataacatAAAGGAAAGTGACATGCATGGGCCAGTTTTCTGCAGCCATATGCAGAGAATAAATACCGCCGGCAGATTCCACATTACC accttTCATACCTTCCATAAGGAAATTGAGTTTTATGACAACAAGTGGTACCGGTGTGATGGACCTTGCAACACCAAGAAACCCTATTATGGTTTCTGTGTCCCATACTCTCGTGCCAAACCATCATGGTGGGACCAGCACAAGACCAACTGTGGAGGGAAGTTTAAGAAGGTGCAGAGGCCAGACCTTGATGACCTTCTAGGAAAATCTAAACCATAA